The genomic window AAAGGGCTGGAGCCTCTTGCCGAAATTGGGAACACCACGCGCCCTTCAAAGCTCCGAGCCACGCGTGCTAAGCGCACGCAGTCCTGACCTCTGTTGGCAGCGGTCGGACTTTCTGGGTCGTGTAGTCAAAACAGATCATACCTGTCTCCACGAGCGCCACAGGCTTGCCATCAGAAACCCGCGTGACGCGATAGAAGAGACGGAAGCCGCAACGGCTTGGCTCGCCCATAGCTACCTCGAAGCGGAGCGTGTCGCCAGCGTAGGCCTGCCCTTGATAGACGATCGCCGCGTCGCCCATGATCAGGCTCACTCCGCCGCAGTTCTTTTCCGACCACCCCTGACTGGCTAAGAAGGCAACGCGCGCCTCATGCACCAGCGCCAAGAGCCGGTCGTTACCCAAGTGGCCGCCATAGTTCAGGTCGGTCACGCGCACCACAAGGTCTGTAGAAAACTGGTACTCGCGAAGCGGTTGCAGTTCTACCCTTGGCATGCTCCGGCTCCTTCAGCTCTACTATCATAATTGTTGTCGTGTACGGGTCTCGAAAGGGATGACCCACCCAGAGCACTCAGCGCAGGTCCAGGCTCGAGGGGTGGCGTGTGGGTGCCTTTCAAAACCCTCTCCTTCCAGACCCTTTCCCCCTGTGGCTTAGCTCCCTCATGCTTCAGGTGCGACATGGAGTGCATACGGTTTCTCGCGCCATACCGATTATTCCCCATGAGGAAAAAAAGAAGGCAACCTTCCCAGCGCGGATCGACCCAGCCATGCCATCCCGATGGTCGTGTCCGGTCAGAGCGCTGCACTTCTATCGTTCCCGGATCCTGTTGTTCTGTGGCATGCATCGTTGTCTGCGGGAAAGTAGCCGACGCCCGGCTTTTCTCCATCCTTTTCACGTCTCCAGGCGCCGGGATCATTGGGTTCATGCACGGATCGTGCGGCTGGTACTCGTAGTGAACTGAGCACGGCCAGCTGTGGCTGTTGCGCCGGCACGTCGACAACAAGCGGGTTTCGCCCCTCTGTGCGAATCTGCCTTGGCGTTCGCCCACGGCTCTGCCCAGCCAGAGTAAGCCACCACGGTGGGGCCAAACGTGGAAGGGATTGCGCCCCCGCTTTCCCCAACGCGCATTTGAGCCTCTTCCCTGAAGCAGACAAAGACCGTGTGGAGAGGCTATGAAGGGTGTATGGGGGACCAATGCAGTACGAGGAAGCCAGAATTGTGGCTCTTCCAGGCTACTCACTGGCCAGCTGGGGATAGCCTCAGGATGCCTCACCCCGAAAACGTCTAGCGCACCGCCCGCGAAGCGCTGGGGTGGGTACTTGGCGGGCGAGAAAGCTTGCTGGCGCCCGGCTCCCATGCGCTCTTTTCCCTCGCTTAGCCATGACATTGCTCGTCCTGCCGACCGCGCATTCGCGCCATGCGCTGCTCGCAAAAGCCTGAGGCGTGGGCGATTTCCAGCAGAAGACGGGAGTGAGCCATCCCTTCGCTGGGGAGGGCAATCTCGATCTCCTGTCCACCGCCGTAGCGCATGTACACGTTGCAGTTGTAGCAGATGCTGGTGTCCTCATCCATTCCGGCCACCAGGTTGACCTTGCATGGGGTGCCCCCCAAGGTCCAGCAGGCGTACTCAGGGTGGTGTGGTGCCGGACATTCCCGTCGCACGTCCGGAGGGCATGCATGCATCTCCCAGCATGGCGTCTTGCCTTGCCAAAAGCTTTCGCTCATGTTGCACCTCCCGTTCACATGAGCACCGTGCCCTCGGTCGTCTCACATGTGTCACACCCCGTCAGCGAGGCCGCGCAGCAGGCACGAGGGCTTTCAAAATTTGTCAAAATAGATACACGACTCAGACATGCCCTTGCGTTTCAGTACCTCGATAACCGCATCGATCATGACCGGAGGTCCGCACAGGTAGGCTTCCATGTTCTCGCAGCTGGTGAGCTTCTTGTCAATCACCGTGTGAATAAACCCGGTCTCACCGTCCCATTCATCCCCGGGGTCCATGGCCGAAAGGGCTGGAATGTAGGTGAAATTGGGATGCTGCTTGCTCAGCGCGATGCACTCGTGGTAGAAGTAGAGGTCCTTCACCGCCCTGGCCCCGAAAAAGTAGGTCACGCGTCGGGTGGTGCCGTTTTCAAACAGGTGGGTGATGATGGACTTGATCGGGGCCACCCCAGAGCCACCTGCCACACACAGGATGTCGCGGGGCGAATCCTCGCGCAAGTAAAAGTCCCCGTACGGCCCAGTGAGATACACTTCGTCTCCCACTTGTAGACGGGTGAAAATGTAAGTAGTGCATAATCCACCCGGCACAAGGCGTACGATGATCTCGATGGCGTGCTTCCAACTGGGAGGCGAGGCCATGGAGTAGGCGCGGAATTCGTTGGTCCCGGGGACCTCGAACTGAATGTACTGGCCAGGCTTAGAGTCGATCGTGTCCGGCTCGAGCAGCTTCAACACGATGCGCTTGATATCGTACGTCAGATCTTCGATCTCCACCACTTGGGCGTGGTAACGCTGGACTTTGAGAAACTGCTCCGGGATTAGGAGACGTACGTCCTGCTTGACCTTGACCTGACACACCAACCTCACCCCTTGACGGATCTCGTCCTTCGAAAGGAAAGGCGTCTCAGTAGGCAGTACCAGTCCCCCACCCTCGAGGACCTTCAATTTGCAGAACCCGCACGTAGCCCGCCCACCACAGGCAGATGGGATATAGATCTTGTGCTCGACCAGGTATTGCAGGACAGAGTTCCCGCCCTTGACCACGAGCGGCTCCTCGTCGTTGATGTAGATCTTGCATTCGCCGTACGTACCCAGGTAGCGGTCGAGCATGGCCAGGACAACGCCCAGTCCGCCCGCTACCGCCGACATCACCAGAATAGCCGTCCAGGGAATCATGCTAGCGTACCCACCTCACCGTAAACGGTGCGCCACCTACTGGAGATTGACGATCCCAGCAAAACCCATAAACCCCAAGGCCATCAGGCCGGCGATGATCATCGTGATGCCCGGGCCTTCCAGGGCCTTCGGCACCTTGGCAAAGATCAGCTTAGTACGGATGCCGGCCATGGCCACAATGACCACCGTCCAGCCGATGCCGCTCCCCACCGCGTAGGCCATGCTCTGTATGAATGAGTAGTTGCGCAGCACCATGAACAGCGCAAGGCCGAGAATGGCGCAATTGACAGTGATGAGCGGCAGAAAGACCCCCATGTTAATGTACAGTGTGGGGGAAAAACGCTCGATGACCATCTCGACAATTTGCACCAGCGCCGCGATGATAACAATGAAACTCACCAGCTGCAGATACTGCACGTTGTAAGGCACCAGCACCCAGTGGTACACAGGCCACGCAAAAAGCGCGGTGAGCGACATGACAAAGATGACCGCAAGCCCCATACCTGTGGCGGTTTTCAGGTCGCGCGATACAGCGATGAACGGGCACATGCCCAAGAAGTAGGTCAAGGCGATGTTGTTCGTAAAGATAGCAGCGAAGAAGATTACGTACGGACTCATCTTCCACTCCCAAGTGTCAGCCCGCGGTTGAGGTTGTGGGGCCTACTTCCTCATTTGCAGGCCGCGCAGTAGCCAGATGTACAGGCCCAACACGATGAAGGCGCCGGGAGCCATCACCATTATGACCCACGGCTCCCACCAGGCACCAAGCACTCGATGGTCGAACAAGGTGCCAAATCCCAACAGCTCGCGTACAAATGCGACAATGATGAGGGACATTGCATACCCAAGCCCCACGCCCAGCGCATCAAGGAACGCACGCCCCGGGGGATTAGACGAGGCATAGGTCTCTGCTCTGCCCATGATGATGCAGTTGGTAATGATAAGCCCCACGTACGGTCCCATTGCCTCGCTAATGGCCGGATAGAAGGCTTTGAAGTATTGGTCCACAAATACCACGTACGTCGCGATAATGAGCGTGTACACTGCCATGCGCACACGCCTGGGGATCAATCGCCGCAGCAAAGAGACAGTCACCGAAGAGGCCGTCGTCACAAAAATGACGGCAATGCACATGGCAAGGGTGTTGGTGAGCTTGTTGGTCACGGCGAGAGCAGAGCAGATCCCCAACACCATGCGAAATGTTGGGTTATCGGCCCAAATGCCCTTCACCATCTGCTTCCACCCCTCACGTTGGGACAAGGGCACGCGTCTTCTGCGTGCTGCGACCTTGGGTGTTGCCGCTGCTCCTGCGCTAGGAACTTCTGCCGCCATTATCACTCCACAGACTTGCGTTTCCTCGACGCGCCCGGCCGAAAACGTTCGCTTGCACAGCCACCTCGCTCACTCTGACACTATTGCTGCGTTGACGAGGCGGTCTGAAGGCCGGCGAAAAAACTGGCCAACCCTCCATTGATAATGCGGTCCAGTGCCTTACTGGTTTCTGTTGCTCCGGTTATGGCATCCACCTCGTTGGGACCGCTGGCCTTGCTCGCGTGGACAAGATGCAACGCCGGGCGCACGCTCTTTCCTTTGAATTGCTCCTGGAACCAAGGCTCAACCATGCGCCCGCCTAGCCCCGGCGTCTCCGCCTGCTCCACGACCTTAAAGCCTCTGATAGTGCTCATATCTTGCTCGAGCGCTATTATCACACGAATTGGTGCCCAGAAGCCAGGCCCGGCGAGTTCCACCGCCGTCCCCTCGTATTGCTTCTTTCCGTCACGACTCGTAAAGAGACGATAGTAGGTGCCTGATGGTGCGGAAACCTCCTCGATCCTCTGCGCAAAGACATCCAAAAGGTTGTCCTCAGTGTAGGGAATGGAAAACGCGTCAAGGACCATGCGCTTGAGTTTCTTTTCCTGGTTGACCTGCACTATGGGTTTCGTGTAGTTGTACACCCAGCCGAGCAAGGTGGCCGACACTGCGGCGCACACCACCAACACGGCCACCATTGTTACTCTGCTTTTCATCGCGCAGTAGCCTCCCTGTATTTCGCCGTGAGCACGAGGTGGTCAATGAGGGGGGCAAAAGTGTTCATCAATATCACGGCGAACATCACGCCCTCGACGTAGCCGGAGAGGGCCCGGATCAGCACGGTGATGACGCCCGCGCCAATGGCATACACCCACTTGCCCGCCTTGGTGAAGCAGCAGGTGACCGGGTCTGTCAGCATGAACATTGCGCCGAACATCGCGCCCCCGGCGAAGAGCTGGAAAAGGGGTGGGGCGAATTTGTGAGGCCAAAAAGTAGAGCCCACAGCGGAAAAGGCAGCTATCGCCGCCAGATACCCCAATGGCAACCGCCAGTTGGCCACACGCGTGAGCATGAGGAAAAGGCCCCCCAGGAGGATGAGCAGCGCCGAGGTTTCGCCAAGGGAGCCGGCTACCGTGCCTAGAAACAGGGCCTTGAGACTGGCCAGGGACTGATTTGCCTTGAATGAGATAAGGGGTGAAGCTCCCGTGACCGCATCTGCAGACCACCGCGCGAAGCCACCAAGTCCAGTGGTGAAAGGCTCCTGCCAACGTGTGGTCATCGTCGCCGGAAAGGCCACCGCAAGAAAAAGACGCCCTATCATTGCCACATTGAAGATGTTCCTGCCAGTGCCGCCGAACGCCTCCTTGGCGAAAACCGTGGCGAAGACAATCCCCACCGCTACCATCCACAGCGGAACGGTAGGCGGCAAAATGAGCGGAAAAATCAGACACGTGACAAACGCCCCCTCGTGGATTTCCTCCTTCCGGGCGTGGGCGAAAAACCACTCCGTTCCCACGCCAAAAACATATGACACGGCAATCACCGCCACGCTGCGCCAGCCAAAGAAGTAGACGGAACCAAGAGCTGCCGGCATTAGAGCGATGACTACCATAATCATGAAGCGCTTGAGGTCCAGCGGATCCCGCACGTGGGGGGCAACGGCAGGCAGTTCTGGCTTGCGCAGAAAGAAAGCGTCCAGGGCCTGGAGGGCAGTGCGCAGAGGTGCAAGCACCTTGTGGCTATCCGCGAAGCGGTAGCCACTCTGAAAAAGGCGTTCAAGCAGTCTCGTCATACTTCTCTTTTTCCAGGAGCAAGGTGCGTTTTCCGGACTGAATATCGGCCATTAGGTCAATCTTCGACGGGCAGACGTAGGAACAGAGCCCACACTCGATACAGGCAAAAATGCCGAACCGCTCGGTCTCCTCCACCAAGTTGTGGGTGACCTGCTTGCTGAGGAGATGCGGGATAATCCCGACTGGGCAGACATCTTCGCAGTAGTTGCACTGCACACAGGGTCGCCGCTCACCCTGGAGATTGGCGACCAGGCGGGCCCGAGCGAAGGGCAGGAGCGCTGAAACGAAAGCCCTGCTGAAGGACACGGCGCGGCTTCCCGGTTGGAAAGAACCAAGGAGCTCAGCTTTGTCCACAAGGGGGAGCGCTGCAATGGCACACGTGGTGGACGTTACCGGTTCTTGGAGGTCTGCCACGCGTCGACCGCGCAGGAGTCCTCCTGACACAATGCATGCCAGCTGCGGGTTCTTCAAGCGCCCTTCGACCAGAACCCGGAAAGGAGTTCCGACCTTGGCGCGAACATAACCCGTAGGCTCAAATGCCTGCCCTCCCAATGCTACTACGCGTTCGGTGACCGGCAATCCGTCCACCACCGCCTCCTTGGCGTGGAGCACTGCCTGGACGTCGCCTACCAGCACACCGTTCTTTGCCGGCGATAAGGGCACCCTGCGCAGACCAAGGAGCGTGGAGGTAAGGACGAGAGGATGCTCCTGCGGGTACTTGGGAAGCAAGGCGTGCAGGCGCAGCCAGGAAGGACACCCCAGCGCCCGTTCTACGTCCAGGAAGAGCTGCCGCTCCGCATGGCTATGAGCTACAACCACTCTGGCATGGGGCAAAGCCTGGTGCAGCACTCGCAGACCCGCGGCAAATTCTTCCACGCGCCCATCGAGCAATACTGCTGGCCTGGGCAGGAATGGTTCAGTGCTGATGGCGCTGATCGCTACCATCTTCACATTTGCCGCAGATAGCTTGGATCCGCCCTCTGCGGAGGGGAAGCCTTCATGAAAAAGTGCGCTCACGCCGGCTTCATGCAGTATTCGCTGTACCGCCTCGGGCGTCAGCCGCTCGACATCTCGCGTCGCCCCCTGGACTGGCACAAAGTCGGACTTGCCATCCAGCTCGATCACCACGACTGGGGTTGGATTACCCTCCCCTTCTCGCTGACCAACTTCCACCACCACGCCGCTCGCGGGGGCATGTACCGGGCACAGTGCCGGACCACCCTCGCCGATCACCTGCCCGCGCGCCACCCGCTGTCCGACCTTGACGATGGGCTGTCCTTGCTGCAGCAGTACGTGCAGCCGCTTCGGCACCCCTGCATCCTCAAGCTTCGCTTGCGGCTCCCCCTCTAAGCGCCGGAATATGAATCCCCCCTTAAAGCTTTTCTGCTTTTTCAGGGCTACCTGCATAAGAGTTGTTGGTCCGTACTCAATCGACCTTCTGCTTCGGCTCGCAGCATATGGCATCTGCGTGCGACGCGTGTTCGTCCGTCAAAAATAGAAAGTTTTGCGAGAAAATCAAGCTAATTCACCTCTGCCTCTACCCAGAAACGCGAGCCTTCCCGCGCAGGTAGTCGATCATGGGTTGGGTCACCAGCGGCACCACCTCTCCGATCATGTGCGGCATGAGGTTGCTCATCACCTGGGGCATCAACTCTGGCATTTGCTCACGCATGTAGTCCGGCATGGGAATGCGCGCTGCCACCCGGTCCAGCATTACCGGCATCACTTTTGGCATCATCAGCGGCAGAAGCTTGGGGAAAAGCACCGGGAACAACGGCTTCATCAAGCTCAGGGCGCCGGGGATCTTCCCCATCACGCGCATCATGGAGCCCATGCCCAAAGGCATCGCGTCAATGAGTTCCGGCCACATGGTCCCCATCAGCTCCGCAAAGCCCTTTGGCGTCATCAGGGCGATCATGCCTTCAAACACTGCCCACTGCGCCTGCACTTCCGGATTGGGGTCTGGGAAGTCGTACCCCAACCTTGAGGCGGCAAAGCGCGCCAGGTCTACTACTTGGACCGGGAGCCCCTTCTTCTCGGCCGTCACCCGGAATTGAAACTCGCAGCACGGACACAGGCTGAGCACCGTATCGGCCCCCGCAGCGATGGCCTCGTCCAAGCGCATCTTGCCTATCTCCGCGGCGACCGGCGGTTCCTTGATCAGGGTCAGAACGCTGCCGCAGCAGTGGGCCTCCGCACGGTTGTGTTCCATCTCCACCAGTTTGACTCCAGGGAGCGCCTTAATGAGCTGACGGGGTGGTTCATACACCCCAGAAACCCGCCCGATGTGGCACGAGTCGTGCCAGGTAACTTTCTTCGCTCCCTTTTTGCCATTGGGAAAACGAAACTCTCCGCGCTGCAGCTTCTCTGCGATAAGCTCCGAATAGTGGCGCGCGGTGATGCCGTACTCAACGCCTAGCTTCTTGGCCCACACGGGGTAGACCTGGCGCCACATCATATCGCATGCCGGACAAGAGGTGACCACCGTGTCGGCGCCCGCGGCCTTCACTGCCTCAATGTTCCGCCTCATAACCTCGGCAAATACGTCCCATTTGCCGGCGACCAACATGGGCGTGCCGCAACAGTTCTCTTTCTCGCCCAGGTAGGAGAAGTCGACGCCAGCCGCGTCCAGGAGCCGGACCGAGGCCATGCCAATATCGTGCTCCACATAGCTTGCCGTGCATCCGGCGAAGTAGACGGTGGCGGAGCGGTGACGTGGGCCGTGTTTTTGCTGCAAATCTGCCGGGAACCACGCCGCGCGGTCTTTACGGTAGCCCGCCCAGATGTTGCCCTGTCCGCGCAGAGCTGCGGCCATCATTTCGAACGGCGGGAACGTCATGCGCTGGTCCTCATTGATGAGTTTGCCGCGCAGCTTCATCCAGGCGGGCTCAATGGGCAGCGCAGCAGAGCACCGGAGGTTACACAGCTCACACGTGGTGCATACCAGGAACGTGTCCACCATCCGCTGGTCCCACTGAACCTTTCCCTCCATGAATTGGCGCAACCAGTACCACTTGCCGCGCGGGCTCTGGCTCTCCCATCCTCGGCCGTAGAATTGGTCGCATTCGTCAACGCAGTATCCGCACTGCGAACAACTATACGCGTACCAGGCCACATCGGGGGGGATTCCCCGCACTTCCTGTGTGGGCCGCTCCCCTACCTGCGTGATGACGGTGTTGCCGAAAGGTCTGATCAGAGGTTCGCCCCAGCTTGTCAGCTTCATCAGTGGGCCGAGCAGGCCATTACCAAACACCTTGCGGGGATTGAGGAGCCCCTTAGGATCCACCTCCTTCTTGAAGCGGCGCGCACGCACCAGGCGTTCCTTGCCGAGAATCTGCCGGGCGCGGCTGGCAAAGTACAATCCAGTCGCATAGGGCCGTCCACCATGTTTCTCGGCGATCTTCATGATGGTCATCACAAGCCCAAACACAAAGTTGTAGCTCAGACGGCGTTGGTCGCTGGGGATGAAGCCCAGAATCACCACCTCGGGCTTACCCCCTTCTCCGCGCTTGATGACGACGCCCTCCTTGACCACCGGCTGGTGCACCTTGTTCTCGATTTCGCTCATGACGGCGCCGAGGTTTGCCAGAGGCACAATCACCTCCGCCGGCACCAGGGAAGGTCCTAGCCGCTTTACGATCATCAGTTTGAAGCGATGCTCCCACTCGTGGTGGGCGATGCGCTCGCTCAGG from candidate division KSB1 bacterium includes these protein-coding regions:
- a CDS encoding FAD-binding oxidoreductase, which translates into the protein MIPWTAILVMSAVAGGLGVVLAMLDRYLGTYGECKIYINDEEPLVVKGGNSVLQYLVEHKIYIPSACGGRATCGFCKLKVLEGGGLVLPTETPFLSKDEIRQGVRLVCQVKVKQDVRLLIPEQFLKVQRYHAQVVEIEDLTYDIKRIVLKLLEPDTIDSKPGQYIQFEVPGTNEFRAYSMASPPSWKHAIEIIVRLVPGGLCTTYIFTRLQVGDEVYLTGPYGDFYLREDSPRDILCVAGGSGVAPIKSIITHLFENGTTRRVTYFFGARAVKDLYFYHECIALSKQHPNFTYIPALSAMDPGDEWDGETGFIHTVIDKKLTSCENMEAYLCGPPVMIDAVIEVLKRKGMSESCIYFDKF
- the rsxE gene encoding electron transport complex subunit RsxE, yielding MVKGIWADNPTFRMVLGICSALAVTNKLTNTLAMCIAVIFVTTASSVTVSLLRRLIPRRVRMAVYTLIIATYVVFVDQYFKAFYPAISEAMGPYVGLIITNCIIMGRAETYASSNPPGRAFLDALGVGLGYAMSLIIVAFVRELLGFGTLFDHRVLGAWWEPWVIMVMAPGAFIVLGLYIWLLRGLQMRK
- a CDS encoding 4Fe-4S dicluster domain-containing protein, giving the protein MQVALKKQKSFKGGFIFRRLEGEPQAKLEDAGVPKRLHVLLQQGQPIVKVGQRVARGQVIGEGGPALCPVHAPASGVVVEVGQREGEGNPTPVVVIELDGKSDFVPVQGATRDVERLTPEAVQRILHEAGVSALFHEGFPSAEGGSKLSAANVKMVAISAISTEPFLPRPAVLLDGRVEEFAAGLRVLHQALPHARVVVAHSHAERQLFLDVERALGCPSWLRLHALLPKYPQEHPLVLTSTLLGLRRVPLSPAKNGVLVGDVQAVLHAKEAVVDGLPVTERVVALGGQAFEPTGYVRAKVGTPFRVLVEGRLKNPQLACIVSGGLLRGRRVADLQEPVTSTTCAIAALPLVDKAELLGSFQPGSRAVSFSRAFVSALLPFARARLVANLQGERRPCVQCNYCEDVCPVGIIPHLLSKQVTHNLVEETERFGIFACIECGLCSYVCPSKIDLMADIQSGKRTLLLEKEKYDETA
- a CDS encoding thioesterase family protein, producing MPRVELQPLREYQFSTDLVVRVTDLNYGGHLGNDRLLALVHEARVAFLASQGWSEKNCGGVSLIMGDAAIVYQGQAYAGDTLRFEVAMGEPSRCGFRLFYRVTRVSDGKPVALVETGMICFDYTTQKVRPLPTEVRTACA
- a CDS encoding FMN-binding protein, which gives rise to MKSRVTMVAVLVVCAAVSATLLGWVYNYTKPIVQVNQEKKLKRMVLDAFSIPYTEDNLLDVFAQRIEEVSAPSGTYYRLFTSRDGKKQYEGTAVELAGPGFWAPIRVIIALEQDMSTIRGFKVVEQAETPGLGGRMVEPWFQEQFKGKSVRPALHLVHASKASGPNEVDAITGATETSKALDRIINGGLASFFAGLQTASSTQQ
- a CDS encoding NADH:ubiquinone reductase (Na(+)-transporting) subunit E (Part of the NQR complex which consists of NqrA, NqrB, NqrC, NqrD, NqrE and NqrF; NQR complex catalyzes the reduction of ubiquinone-1 to ubiquinol by two successive reactions, coupled with the transport of Na(+) ions from the cytoplasm to the periplasm; NqrE is probably involved in the second step, the conversion of ubisemiquinone to ubiquinol.), which translates into the protein MSPYVIFFAAIFTNNIALTYFLGMCPFIAVSRDLKTATGMGLAVIFVMSLTALFAWPVYHWVLVPYNVQYLQLVSFIVIIAALVQIVEMVIERFSPTLYINMGVFLPLITVNCAILGLALFMVLRNYSFIQSMAYAVGSGIGWTVVIVAMAGIRTKLIFAKVPKALEGPGITMIIAGLMALGFMGFAGIVNLQ
- a CDS encoding RnfABCDGE type electron transport complex subunit D → MTRLLERLFQSGYRFADSHKVLAPLRTALQALDAFFLRKPELPAVAPHVRDPLDLKRFMIMVVIALMPAALGSVYFFGWRSVAVIAVSYVFGVGTEWFFAHARKEEIHEGAFVTCLIFPLILPPTVPLWMVAVGIVFATVFAKEAFGGTGRNIFNVAMIGRLFLAVAFPATMTTRWQEPFTTGLGGFARWSADAVTGASPLISFKANQSLASLKALFLGTVAGSLGETSALLILLGGLFLMLTRVANWRLPLGYLAAIAAFSAVGSTFWPHKFAPPLFQLFAGGAMFGAMFMLTDPVTCCFTKAGKWVYAIGAGVITVLIRALSGYVEGVMFAVILMNTFAPLIDHLVLTAKYREATAR
- a CDS encoding FAD-binding oxidoreductase: MMARLDKNFFTAFGNRVSFDPVERMLYGHDIAAMPMMVKPFIGRTVPDVVVQPANEEELKQVVTWAYRRGIPITPRGKASSGYGGVIPAKKGMVIDFYHMKEVLTIDPEAQTVTVQPGITWEALDRVLKKQGLTLRLYPTSYPSSSVGGWLAQGGAGIGSYQYGYFRDNVVAARVVLPTGEVREVDETQLDLIADMEGTTGIISQVTLRVKPDEDLDVLAVACPDAEELQRFAQAVIDADLPIWAMVFINPRMAEMKNRAPLMEHYGHPVEERVILPAAYVSTLAFPREHSGKIRSALPALLKPCRGEILSERIAHHEWEHRFKLMIVKRLGPSLVPAEVIVPLANLGAVMSEIENKVHQPVVKEGVVIKRGEGGKPEVVILGFIPSDQRRLSYNFVFGLVMTIMKIAEKHGGRPYATGLYFASRARQILGKERLVRARRFKKEVDPKGLLNPRKVFGNGLLGPLMKLTSWGEPLIRPFGNTVITQVGERPTQEVRGIPPDVAWYAYSCSQCGYCVDECDQFYGRGWESQSPRGKWYWLRQFMEGKVQWDQRMVDTFLVCTTCELCNLRCSAALPIEPAWMKLRGKLINEDQRMTFPPFEMMAAALRGQGNIWAGYRKDRAAWFPADLQQKHGPRHRSATVYFAGCTASYVEHDIGMASVRLLDAAGVDFSYLGEKENCCGTPMLVAGKWDVFAEVMRRNIEAVKAAGADTVVTSCPACDMMWRQVYPVWAKKLGVEYGITARHYSELIAEKLQRGEFRFPNGKKGAKKVTWHDSCHIGRVSGVYEPPRQLIKALPGVKLVEMEHNRAEAHCCGSVLTLIKEPPVAAEIGKMRLDEAIAAGADTVLSLCPCCEFQFRVTAEKKGLPVQVVDLARFAASRLGYDFPDPNPEVQAQWAVFEGMIALMTPKGFAELMGTMWPELIDAMPLGMGSMMRVMGKIPGALSLMKPLFPVLFPKLLPLMMPKVMPVMLDRVAARIPMPDYMREQMPELMPQVMSNLMPHMIGEVVPLVTQPMIDYLRGKARVSG